The genomic window GTCGCTGACacgaggcggtggtgggtagtagttgttgtcgtcgtcgggtgAATGAATCCGAAGCCCGCCCGCTCGTGGCTCTTGTTGCAACAGGTCGCCAATTCCATATTGCGAGAAGAGTTGGGTGCGTCGTTTTTGGTACCTGCAAGGGAGATGTCTCGGTCAACACGATGCCGGGCCAACTTTTATACGGATAGCTTTTTTTACCCTTTTTGCGTGATGTCGCCCTCCTGATAAGCAGAGACAGACATGGTCAGCAGCTACTCCCAAGAATATGGTACCAACCATCACAAGACTGCGCAGCGCAGGCAGTGGAACCTATCACCAATTCAAAGAGCCACTCACTTCCAGCTCCCTCTCGAGCTCTTCCAGTTTGTCTTGCAGTTCGGGACTGAGTCCAGCCATGGCTGTGGTAGACGGGCGTATGCGATATGGAATGGGTCGTTTGCCTTCGAGGCGCGCGCGCCGTTGAGCCGGAGAAGGCGCCCGGTCTCCGTATACGTGTGCAAGATTTGCAGTCTCACCCGACCAAGCGGCCGCAATGTGCAACTGCTAATGAGCGCAagtgatggtggagagaggTCAGATGTGGTCgtgttgtgttgtttggTCTAATCCTGGACTCTACAACCGATGCTCTGTGTATGTGTAGTGTACACTATCTGTATGGGCTGCCAAGTGGTGGATGTTCGTGTATACTGACCTGTATAGGGGTTCTGATCGGCCGAGTTTCTTCGACCTGGCTCTTCAGGGTTGACGTGTGACGTAGTTGGGTTTTGGAAGGAAGCCCAGGAACACATTGCCGTCTCCAATCCACGGCGGGCATGTCGCCAGATGGCGGGGCTGTCATCCAACAGCTGACCAGCGATCCCCGGTTTACTTGCCCGCAAACCCCTGACCCGCCCCGTTTGTAGCGCAGGGTCTGCCAAGAGTTCTTGACAGGTCCTGCTTTGCTAATAAACTTAAAGGTACACTGGTTTTCCATGGACTTTGATCAACACTTTTCTGTCTGTTGGTTATTAGTCTCCTCACTATCGTTCCAGTTATCTATTTCTCAGTTCTTTTGTTAGGATTCGATCGGTAGAGAGTACTCTAGCTTTGGTAGGTGGCTTCGATCCATCGGCCCCGCGTCTTCAAGTCTCTCTCGGCGGGGTTTACAGTTTGCCCCACTTCATTCTCGGCGCCAAAGAACAGCCGATCCGGCAGGAAAACCCACGCGGAAAGTGGGGCCACTCTCCCGACTGCAAAACTTCCAAAGCCTCTGATCAAGAATTTTTGCAAAATCCATTCTCTTCCAGAAAACCACTTTTCGACGCAGCATCTGCTCTTCATGACATACGGAAGGGCACATGATGTCTGTGATTAGAATATCATGCTAACTCGATAGTCACTTGCAGTATTGCCCACTCTTAGTAtgttctttcttttccacaGTTTCTGCCCCCCAGGCAACACAACATTTTCATGATGATATAAACGCAAACTCACAGACCTGTTCTGAAATTTTACATGTTGAGAGCACGCTTTATTCAACTGACTCTATTCCTCTCCATCACAATATCATATCGAGATCGAAGTTGCAAAACTCTTGCTAACTCCTCTCCAGAATCGATACCCCTTCCtgttcatcaccaaccttctTTGTGCTTGCAAGCTTATTTTAAGCGTCATGGCAAGCCGTCAAGGGCACCCGAGAGCCGAGTCTCTGGCTTTGTTCTCGCGGTTCCTATTGTCTCTAGACTAAAAATACACGAGTTTTTCTCGACTACAATGCCATTCTTagcccacaccaccaccatgcctTTGATGCTATAGTCTAGCAAGTTTCATGTCCTCGTCTTTGTGCCAGTATAAGTCCTGTGTGTTGCTGTGCATATAATAGTCGACTACTTCCCCCAGACAACTCGATTGTATTCGCTTCATATCATTTGTTTCTCTCCATTTCTTTTCGTATATTCAAGGGATCTCGAGGCGCAGCTTCTTGTGCTCTTCGaaatcctcatcatcatcaactagAACACTCTCTCAAGTATTGCAGGCGATACTTTTCACACTCGtaccccaacaaccaccaaaatggATACCACCCTCGGATCAGAGTATGGTCATGATGACCTCTTCTCTAACTACGTTGACGATGTCTATGACTCGATCTACCCGGACTTGGACCCATCGGAGACCACATCTCAACCTACTCACACACTCCCGGAGGTTGCCCAGAACCCTCCCACCACTGAAACTGCTCAGCGGAACACTTTCATCTTTGGTTCCGataacaacaccatcattcAAAACACTGCTCGGCAGGTGTGGAACTCTAACGCCATGAATTCTTTCTACGATATCTTTAGGGCTCCCTCCCCGGTTTCTGGTAACACCCAAGACCTCGTCACTGAAACCCCCGCAACTCAAAACCTCATGGGCCCTCAAAACAAGCCTCGAACCCTGTCGGACAAGCTTCGCCAGGGCAAGAAGATCATTCTCAGCTGCAGGAACGACGGAAAGGTCAAGAACGAGGACCCTGCCGACATCTACGAGAAGCCCCCCACTGTTCAAGCCTGGGGCCCTCTTATCAAGCACGCTAGGGTTACTGAACATCTCTTTGAGTACTGCAGGTATTACGTCGAGTTGAATCCGGCCAAGCGATTCACCCAGGATGAActcatcctcttcatgaAGGGTACTGAGTGCCCCAACCCGGAGAGAAAACTCACCCTTTGGATCCAGAACTCACCTTCTCAGGTCAACGGCCGGTACGCCATGGGCGGCAACTCCGCCAAGTGCCGGTATAAGCATTGCCCTGGTAATTTCACCATCTGGAAGGGTTTTCTCCGAATTGCCTTTGATGAGTTCTCCGACAAGACCGGTCTCCATCTCGATCCCTTTCACAATGCAGGCTACATGCATCTTCACTGCTTTGAAAAGATTTTTGATCTTGCCTACCTTATTCACTACGGCGCTGCCCAGCATGGATTTCAAATCAAGCCCGATGTGCGGACCTTCCCCATCGAGTCCAGAAATCCCATGTCTCTACTCCGCGATCACCCCCAGATGCTCAATGCCTACTATCAATGGCTGCGGGACAACAAGCAGCGCTGTGATCTACTCTTTATGGCACAGGCTGATCATGACGGCTTCCATATCCCTAGCCCACCTTCGCACCACACTACCCTCGGGTACAAGCTCACCATGTACCACCTTTCCCATGAGGTATCGCACAGGGTGAATATGCGTGAGAACCGCGGTGGCGCACATATTGGTATTCACAAGGGTAACCTGGAACGTTTCATGCACATCAAAGCCAAGATGCGGGATGGAAAAAACAACGTCAACAAACGGCGGTCCCgtgatgatgacaaggaggaggaggaaggcgacaCTCAGGATAGCATTACTTACAACCCTAGGCCTACCAAGAGGCCTAGGGGTTGCAAGGTTGCTTCCATCGACACCTCCGTCGACTCTACTCCTACTCCGGTCAACATCCCCTTCAACACTGACCTCAATACCAACCCCATTGTCATGGGTAACTTCAATTACCAGATCCCTGACTTCAacatgatggggatggagataGGGATGGGGAATCTCACCGGCTTCCCACTCAACTTCAACACCTACCCCGTCATTACTAACCCACAGCAGCGCATCCTTCCTACCACCACAAtttcccccaccaccctccaatcCCCCGGACCTCGCACGCGCCTTAGAAGCCGTGAGATGtccacctccctcgtcggcttcctcaacacccaccccaatCTCACCCTTACTCAAGCCCAAGAGATCGGTGCGGCTATCGCTGACGAGCCCTCTTACATCCAGGACAATATCCTCTCGGCTGTTCAGCCTGAGACGGCCAACACCCTCCTGCGGGATGGGATTGTCCCGGAGGTGGGAagcaagatcaagaagctgaaTAAAAGGCAGCTGAAGGATctggagagggtgattgAGAGGATTGAGAAGAATGGAAATATGACGAGGGCTTCGAGTATGTGGTAGTTCCAcatctcttcatcttctttcTCCATTTTTTCTCACACAAATCTCTCTTTCGTTGTACTCTCAATGGGTTGTGGTAGGTTGTAGATCGTAGACACAGACGGAAAAAATGGCCACGTAAACGTAGAAAAAAGCGGATACGGATATATATACATAATGGTATTGGGAAATAATAATGTTTAATACTCTTTTATAATTTTGTTCAGAGAACTGCTCATGTGGAAATGTGAATTAAGTTGCCgttcccttgcccttgtagTTAGGACCTTTGATGATAGAGTGTACTACTTACTTACTgtcttacctacctacctacggCCAGCTGTGTAGCTCGAGATGAAGCAGCATATTCGTGGTCCCTGGTTTCATGTGAGGCTAAGGGTGCCAGCCAGTACACACTCACACAACACCACTCGGTGAGCTTGATATGCCGTGacttcccaacccctcagTAGTCATGACACCCAccgggttttttttttggtcgaATATTGTCAGATTGTTCGGGGAACACTGGTTCGATCATGTTGGACAATCCGAATGGGTCGACATATTCGCTgtctggagaagaaggctggaCAAATCGGAGATCCCACTGCTTAACTCTGATCGATGCCCCCTGTTTTTACACTGTAGATAATGCAAAATATGAGGGAGGACATATATCGCACTATTGAATGTTGCCTTGGCTGGTGAGAGCGAGAAGCCCCTCATTGATCGGGGGTGCGCATGTTGGCGTCACAATTTGCTTGGATGGGATGTTGATAAACTCGGTCACATGCAGACGGGTATCTATCTACCCAGCCAAGGTGTAAAAACGTATCACAGATAATATCGTAACTTTCACCTCGATCGAGTGGCATGGGATGCACCAGGAGAACGAGATGTGAATGGATGCAGAGGACCCGCCGCCTTGCATCGGGAATGCagccccccaaccctctcccaccaacGGCATCCCCGAAGACAACCCCCCCGCCATGCCATACACACCCCGGGCCTTCCATTCaacgtcaccaccaccgatcgAGCTCCCCCGGAATCTTCCAACGTCGTCCTCCAAGGCGCTAGTCGACGATAACGACACCCCTGAAACCTGGATAGACATTCGGATTCGTAAGGCGAAACGGGACACGGATTATAAGATCAAGCCCTAAATTCCCGGCTGCCACTAGCTCCCGCCCGCGTCCTGCCTGGACCGAAAGCCAAGTTTGCGCAACAATGGAGGGGCATAGGGAAACTTTTGTTGCCTTGCCAGAGCGGCCTCGCCGGCAGGTGAAAGAACTTAAGgaaccctcctcttcccaccgGGGCGCGCTGAATACCTGCGGTAGGGTAGGTACCAATTGGGAAGTCCCATCCCGTTTTCTATAATAGTCCGATGgacctctctcttctcttaCAATTAATCATCTTGGACTCTACACCTCATTCTCGATCAACACTCAAACTCGCCCGCCCCCATTGCAGCAATACCTACCGTCGTGCCGCCGTCGAGCATTTGGACCTACTACTGCAGGGGAACGGCAGAGGCCAGCCCCAAAGAAACGTCTGCGGTTTGGGAACAAGCGGCCTGTTCCTCAAAAAAGCCACGGCACTGGAACGGCGCCATTCGAGAAAAGCCTCTCTGTCTGCGCTCCAACATAAAACGGTCCCTCGCCTTCCACGGCCAATTCATTTTCCCTAGAAGACTTCCATTGTCTTGTCCGATATACAAGCTGCAAGTTCAGGGGGTTAAGAAAGGGTATTGTCTTACCCACCGGGTTCAGCTCTCCAAAAACCCACCCGAGACCCAACCTACCTTACAGCAGCACCATCTCACCGGACCCGGCTTCCTGCATTGCAGCAGGGGAATCCCGCATCAccttttcccaccccccaaccaccttACGGTATCATCCTATCGCATCGCAtcgccaccagcagcagcacacacGCTCAGCGAACAAACGGTCGCGGAATTCCCGATTGCTACACACAATCTATCTGCTGGTTCCTCGCAATCTGGATCCTGGGATTCACAGGCCAGGCAGGCTGGCAAAAGCCACTCGCACTGCGACCTACCCTTCTCTGATCTCTATCTACACACGCCCACCAACCCGCCGCATAAACACCGGAGAGGTATCCGATCTCCCGACCTGAATCATTGTCGTATCTTCCAGGTTCCTTCTTACCACACAGCGTGCCAGCAAAGCCGAGCTGAtggggggcggaggaggaactgAGGTCGCaaatggggaggaggctgttgtttCTGCCAcgcacaacaacaccaatgctggagatgatgcagcacagcaacaacaacaacaacctgcGCTGCATGTCATTGTTCTTGTGAGTTGGTTATTCCTAttgtcttcatcatcatatcTGGAGTTTTCTCTTTggtcttccttttccttcagtttatttttattttatttttatactCATCTTTCCCTCACCCATGTCTTGGCCGATCTTACCTCCGGTTGCCGGTCGTCAACCTTGTCCAGCTTCGGGGGGGGCCCACTGAAGGAAGTCCAGCTCCACACGATTAAACTGGCTGGACCCCACCATCATTCAGCCCACCAAGACcgcctgcccctccccctccctctctgaAGGGTAAATCTCATGCACCTACCCgcgaccccctccccgtccagGGCAGTCTCTGTTCTCGAACAAGCCAACAAAGACCACGGAGAGAACAAAGCCACAGGCACAGATTTTCTTGTCTGGGTTAGTCTGTGTTGCGTCATGGAACACCCCATGACTCTTGGGCCAGTGACAAAGAATGCTTTGTCGTTCCATCTTACCTCGCTGATCCAGCTTGGTCTCAGcgcggtggtggcttgctCGATTCCACTCTGTCGGGTcgctggggttgttgggccATGAAAGACATGTTGCGGCTTCTAGACTGGTcttttttgtgttttttctttttttttctacgTCTTCTATACTGTTTACTTTTTTGTCTCTCATGCTTGTGCAAATGTAAATAATAGCTAATATGTGTTTTGTACGTAGGGCTCGGGAGGCGGGCCGTTCGAAAATAATGTCACCTCGTTCTTAGTACGGTCTGTCTCGTCAAAATGGGGCAGGAGTTCGGTGGTTGCTTTTGATGCGGGTGTTCATCTGGGGGCTATCGCGAAGATATTGGAGGACACCCAACCAATGACGTTGACACAGGAGTCGCTTCCACATACTCTGACTACCGGTCCTTTTGCCGGACTCGAGATCAATAATGTCAGCCCCAAGGCGAACGCCCTTGATATTGTGCAGGACTTGGTCGAGACCTATGTCATCAGCCACCCGCACCTGGACCACATTGCTGGTTTGGTCGTCAACACTGCTGGCATGCGCCGACCCAAGAGGCTAGCCGGTCTTCCAGTGACGATAGAGGGGTTCAAGAAACACATTTTCAACAATATCATCTGGCCAAATTTGAGCGACGAGAACAACGGCCACGGGCTGATTACTTACATGAggctggtggagggtggCTCTCCAGCtctcggggagggggacacCAGAGGCTATCTCGAGATAGGGGATGGCCTAGCCATCAAAGTCTTCAGCGTCAGCCACGGCCACTGTGTAGAGAAACACAGCCACCGAGGCAGCACAACCAGCATGCGACACGGCAGCTTCGACGCCTCTTCCCTCGGCCCGGCGTCGTTCGATCTCAGAGGTAGCATGTCCGGCCGCCGCTCCCCCAGCAGGTCAATAGCCCTAGgcctcaaccaccccggCACgagcatctccctccccccattcatccagctccaacaacaagaacgcGCCCAATCAGTCGCCCCCGGCCGAACCTCTTCCCTGTCTGACCGACTCCCCCTCGAGGAATCCTACTGCGTCTACGACAGCTCGGCCTACTTCTTCCAGCACGTCCCCACCGGAAGGGAAATCCTCATGTTTGGCGACGTCGAGCCCGACAGCGAAAGTCTCACGCCCCGCAACCTATTCGTCTGGCAGATTGCCGCGCCCAAGATCGCGGCGGGGAAATTAACAGCCATTTTTATCGAGTGCAGTTATGACAACTCTGTCACCCGGGACAGGTTATACGGCCACCTGGCACCGAGATATCTCGCCGAAGAAATGACGGCTCTGGCAAAGGAGGTTTTGGCAGCGAAAAACGCGCCccctgcaccaccaccaccgcagacATACCCTTCTTCTCGAAGACCAAGCCATGCTTCTGTCATGCCTAAATCCCGAAGGGCAAGCCACGCGGAGAATGTGCTCTATCCTCAGAGCAGAAGGGGTAGCATAACCAGTGCCCCGGCCGCCGACAACAAAAAACGGAAGAGGGAAGCCGGTGGTGTTTCGGGATTGGAAGATGGGGCGAGCATACAGCTgtccaaaagaaaaagtacACCCCAGCCGCAGGTCAAAACGGAGGGGACGGGGGCGGGGAATACAAAGCAGCCGGAAAAGGAGGACCATCCCATATCACCGAGGACGGTGCAGCCTAATCGTCGGGCTGTAGGTGGCACCGTTCCACAAGATTACTTTTTGCAGGGTGGGAATAATCAGGGGGGTGGAAACCAACCACCTACACCGCACCTGGCGACCCCAACGGGGGAGTTGAGCTTGTCGGACGTCGAACCTGCTGGTGTCCGACCCCCCCAGGAGGATGTCAACATGCAGGAGGGCCCGGCGACGCCGCTGAGCAACGACCCCCATGCTACACTGGCCGAGTCGGtagaaggagatggcgacgacgagaacCAAGacaaggagatgatggaagaggagaatgAGCTGAGAgggctgttgagggggttgaaggtggtgattATACATGTCAAGGACAAGTTAggggaggacggggtggaggcgagggaggttaTACAAGAGGAactgagggaggtggagaggggcttggggttggggtgtgAGTTTGTTGTCTGTAGGCAGGGGGATAGTTTGTTTTTATAGGTATGATGTGATGATATGTATGAGGGATGAATGGTACTGATGGGTATGATTGTAATGGCAAATCATGATGGAATTTTGCAAACGTAAAGATGTATTACGGGATATGTGGTGATGATCCGGGTGAGCGGGGGATCATCACTGTGTCTGCTTGCGCTTCCCTCCTCTTGGCAAATTTTACATGATACCCATTCTTCAttgggttttggaggttTCAAccgggaggggaggagggtaggTTACTTTGTGCAATATTGTGCAACATTGTTTCCAACATGTCTTTCCACGTTATAATGCAAAATGGGATTGAagtaaatataaataatatactaggtatatataaataaagtagGTAGGCACTAAATATCCAAAGGTaaccaacctcttccccccaccGAATATGTcatatgatgatgatgatgatgatgatgataataaTATGACTAAAAAACAATGCTTAGTTCCGCCCCTGTTTTTGTGCCGTCCGTTGACCCCAACCAATCCTAACCTCCCCTGTTTGTTTATCTTGTGCAAATCACAAAAGATCTCGACAATATAAATAACCTCCCGAAACGCCTTTGCAATGGTATaatcccccttcttccctttcccccaacCTTATTACTTTTGATATCCCCTTATCCCGCCGGGTTCCAAATCCAGAATTACCTACCTTCTgctgtcccctcccccttttccatctccatctccctcctcctcttctccctcgccttcgccTTCTGCTCCATAAACAACCTCATGTCCGCATCCGAAAACAAATCCGCCGAAATCAGCACCTTCTgctccgccaccaccatccccgcccccgcccccgcccccgcccccgctcccctcctcccagatGAAGAGTCCTGCTGCTGCACGCTGTAGACCTGGAACGGCAGCTGGGGTGCCTCGCCCGGGAGCTCAACCTGCGTCATGGGGTGGAATTCGGGGTAGTACCCGTCCTTTGTGGGGGGTAGTTCCGCTCCGGCTTGGGGTTCGGGCATGTTGCGGATGGCTCCCTTGGTCATGGCTTCGAACTCGATCTGGGAGGCATAAGGGGGGAGGCCGCCTACGGGTGAGGAggcgccgaggaggggggattcGTCCCAGGAGAATTGACgttcgtggtggtggtggtggtggtaatcgTTTCGGTCGTGGTTTTGTTCTGATACCTCGGCGATCGCGGGGACTTGGTAGGGGGGCTGCTGTTCTGGGTAGTTGGGTTCGTGGTAGGTTTGCTCTTGGTAGCGGCGGTTGATCATGGTGTCGTCTGGAGGAACGGTGGGGGAGACCACttgtggggttggtgttaCTCGGTTGGGACCATAAGATGTGACGACGTTGGGCGACACAGTATGtcgcggtggggaggggtgcgGATGTGGTAGTTGTTCGGGTATTGATGATGGCCTGGATGggactgctgctggtgccggGGCCGGGATGTTATAGCCCGTGTAATCGGGATATTCTGGGAAATCAGGCACGATCGGCATTATTGGTACCACCGGGACGGCTGCTATGCTGTCTGGTGAGCTGTGGGGAGAGGTCCTCCTCTCTAGTTCTATTACTCGTGGTGTAGGTCGCGGTAATGTTGGGGTGACGGGGTTAGGGCCGTATGAGATGACCGGGGGGATGgctgtgttgtgttgtgatTTCAGACGAGCAGCGGCGAGTTCATCTGCCTCCATGCTTCGTTCCTGCGGCGGCGACCAGTAGCTGTTTTGGTGGGGTGCTGTTGGCGAGTGATGGCCGTTTGTTGGTGAGTGAGAGTGGCTGGTGAGAGAATGTAGCGAGCGAACATCTTCGTATCCCATCGACCCCGGAAACCCATCGTAGACCGGCTGTATGGGAAACAGTGCCTCTTCGTCCGACCTTGCCGACACTATCGAGGGCGCG from Podospora pseudoanserina strain CBS 124.78 chromosome 7 map unlocalized CBS124.78p_7.2, whole genome shotgun sequence includes these protein-coding regions:
- a CDS encoding uncharacterized protein (EggNog:ENOG503P6J8), which gives rise to MDTTLGSEYGHDDLFSNYVDDVYDSIYPDLDPSETTSQPTHTLPEVAQNPPTTETAQRNTFIFGSDNNTIIQNTARQVWNSNAMNSFYDIFRAPSPVSGNTQDLVTETPATQNLMGPQNKPRTLSDKLRQGKKIILSCRNDGKVKNEDPADIYEKPPTVQAWGPLIKHARVTEHLFEYCRYYVELNPAKRFTQDELILFMKGTECPNPERKLTLWIQNSPSQVNGRYAMGGNSAKCRYKHCPGNFTIWKGFLRIAFDEFSDKTGLHLDPFHNAGYMHLHCFEKIFDLAYLIHYGAAQHGFQIKPDVRTFPIESRNPMSLLRDHPQMLNAYYQWLRDNKQRCDLLFMAQADHDGFHIPSPPSHHTTLGYKLTMYHLSHEVSHRVNMRENRGGAHIGIHKGNLERFMHIKAKMRDGKNNVNKRRSRDDDKEEEEGDTQDSITYNPRPTKRPRGCKVASIDTSVDSTPTPVNIPFNTDLNTNPIVMGNFNYQIPDFNMMGMEIGMGNLTGFPLNFNTYPVITNPQQRILPTTTISPTTLQSPGPRTRLRSREMSTSLVGFLNTHPNLTLTQAQEIGAAIADEPSYIQDNILSAVQPETANTLLRDGIVPEVGSKIKKLNKRQLKDLERVIERIEKNGNMTRASSMW
- the PDE1 gene encoding 3',5'-cyclic-nucleotide phosphodiesterase pde1 (COG:T; EggNog:ENOG503NZCR; BUSCO:EOG092620FM), whose translation is MGGGGGTEVANGEEAVVSATHNNTNAGDDAAQQQQQQPALHVIVLGSGGGPFENNVTSFLVRSVSSKWGRSSVVAFDAGVHLGAIAKILEDTQPMTLTQESLPHTLTTGPFAGLEINNVSPKANALDIVQDLVETYVISHPHLDHIAGLVVNTAGMRRPKRLAGLPVTIEGFKKHIFNNIIWPNLSDENNGHGLITYMRLVEGGSPALGEGDTRGYLEIGDGLAIKVFSVSHGHCVEKHSHRGSTTSMRHGSFDASSLGPASFDLRGSMSGRRSPSRSIALGLNHPGTSISLPPFIQLQQQERAQSVAPGRTSSLSDRLPLEESYCVYDSSAYFFQHVPTGREILMFGDVEPDSESLTPRNLFVWQIAAPKIAAGKLTAIFIECSYDNSVTRDRLYGHLAPRYLAEEMTALAKEVLAAKNAPPAPPPPQTYPSSRRPSHASVMPKSRRASHAENVLYPQSRRGSITSAPAADNKKRKREAGGVSGLEDGASIQLSKRKSTPQPQVKTEGTGAGNTKQPEKEDHPISPRTVQPNRRAVGGTVPQDYFLQGGNNQGGGNQPPTPHLATPTGELSLSDVEPAGVRPPQEDVNMQEGPATPLSNDPHATLAESVEGDGDDENQDKEMMEEENELRGLLRGLKVVIIHVKDKLGEDGVEAREVIQEELREVERGLGLGCEFVVCRQGDSLFL
- a CDS encoding uncharacterized protein (COG:S; EggNog:ENOG503PFW8); its protein translation is MAMATATADTILTRSPSLLTAASGPGGGAVASAPASTTTANKCGADFLFPKNLDFFYHLDILTVSYRSTLANPTLSCWCGGQDGKAAVQKLSTRHASPFNGSARLQLNFSSTNAPCWFELTSESGDCGDVSDRFVVLTNQRPATGTSPIVSISTPVPVPAAPRRTTTTTGRQKHLQLRAETTSTAPTTVVSEPSEPQAGGDSLSSGAKAGIGIGISLICVAIVAVIAMVFFRRRRRGQDADHLGAIMDHERGKGRKPEKRSPGAPSIVSARSDEEALFPIQPVYDGFPGSMGYEDVRSLHSLTSHSHSPTNGHHSPTAPHQNSYWSPPQERSMEADELAAARLKSQHNTAIPPVISYGPNPVTPTLPRPTPRVIELERRTSPHSSPDSIAAVPVVPIMPIVPDFPEYPDYTGYNIPAPAPAAVPSRPSSIPEQLPHPHPSPPRHTVSPNVVTSYGPNRVTPTPQVVSPTVPPDDTMINRRYQEQTYHEPNYPEQQPPYQVPAIAEVSEQNHDRNDYHHHHHHERQFSWDESPLLGASSPVGGLPPYASQIEFEAMTKGAIRNMPEPQAGAELPPTKDGYYPEFHPMTQVELPGEAPQLPFQVYSVQQQDSSSGRRGAGAGAGAGAGMVVAEQKVLISADLFSDADMRLFMEQKAKAREKRRREMEMEKGEGTAEGR